The Pantoea sp. Aalb genomic interval ACGTAAAGGTATCAAACCAGATCATGCAGGTTATATTGGACCAATAAAACAAATTCAAAGACTTCAAAATAAAGGTTTTCCATTAGCTTATGTTGGAGATATAATAGGCACTGGTTCGTCTCGCAAATCTGCTACTAATTCAGTTCTTTGGTTTATGGGGAAAAACATTCCTTATGTTCCAAATAAAAAGAATGGTGGTATATGTTTAGGTAATAAAATTTCTCCAATTTTCTTTAATACTATGCAAGATGCTGGAGCTTTACCAATAGAATTAGAAGTTGATTGTTTAAATATGGGAGACGTTATTGATATTTACCCATATAGAGGAGAAGTACATATTTATAATACGGATGAATTATTAATCACTTTTAAATTGAAAAATGAAATTATACTAGATGCAGTTCGTGCAGGAGGACGTATACCATTGATTATTGGTCGTAGTTTAACTTCTAAGGCCCGTAAATCACTTGGTTTATCATCTGAAAGCAATATCTTTATAAGAAAAAAAATAACGAAAATTAATAATAATGGTTTCTCTCTTGCTCAAAAAATAGTCGGCCGAGCTTGTGATGTAGAAGGTATTCATCCTGGTATTTATTGTGAACCAAAAATAAGTTCTATTGGTTCACAAGATACTACTGGTCCTATGACTCGTGATGAATTAAACGATCTAGCATGTCTTAAATTCTCTGCAGATCTAATTATACAGTCTTTTTGTCATACTGCTGCTTATCCTAAACCAATTGATTTAAATACGCAACATACCTTACCTAACTTTATTAAACAACGCGGAGGAATATCACTACGCCCTGGTGATGGAATTATTCATAGTTGGTTAAATCGTATGCTATTACCAGATACTGTTGGCACTGGTGGTGATTCTCATACTCGTTTCCCTATTGGAATCTCTTTTCCAGCAGGTTCTGGACTAGTAGCTTTTGCTGCTACAACCGGTATAATGCCGCTTGATATGCCAGAATCAGTTTTAGTACGCTTTAAAGGTGAAATTCAACCAGGTATTACTTTACGTGATTTAGTTCATTCTATACCTCTTTATGCAATCAAACAAGGTTTGCTTACTATTGAAAAAAAGAATAAAAAAAATATTTTTTCTGGTCGTATAATAGAGATAGAAGGGTTACCTAAATTAAAATTGGAACAAGCATTTGAATTAACTAATGCTTCTGCTGAACGATCTGCAGCAGCTTCTGTCATTAAATTAGATAAAGAGCCAATTATAGAATATCTTAATTCAAATCTTGTATTACTAAAATGGATGATTTTTGAAGGCTACGGAGATCGTTCTACTTTAGAACGTCGTATTAAAAACATGAAAGCATGGTTAGCAGAACCAAATCTCATAGAAGCTGATAAAAACGTAGATTATGCTGCTATAATAACTATTAATTTATCAGAAATAAAAGAACCTATTTTATGTGTTCCAAATGATCCAGATAATGTACATTTATTATCTGATGTACAAGGTGAAAAGATTAATGAAGTGTTTATTGGTTCATGTATGACTAATATTAGTCACTTTCGCATTGTTGGTGAATTATTAAATAATTATAAAAAAAAATTATTAACTCGCATGTGGTTAGCACCTCCAACTAAAATGGATATGGTTCAATTAGTTGAAGAAGGTTATTATAATATTTTTGTAAAAAGTGGTGCACGTATTGAGATTCCTGGATGTGCACTCTGCATGGGCAATCAAGCACGTGTAAATAATAATGCAACAGTAGTTTCTACGTCTACTCGTAATTTCCCTAATCGTTTAGGTATGGGCGCTAATGTGTATCTATCTTCCGCAGAAGTAGCTACAGTTTCATCATTATTAGGTAAGCTACCTACTCCTAACGAGTATTGGAAATTTATATCAAAACTTAATAAAAATTTAACTAATATTAATAATTATCTTAATTTTAATCAATTAAAAGAATATGCTAATAAAGCGAAAAAAGTAATATTTACTATACCATTATAAAAAATATATAATTTTTTATGCTTAGTTTACTATGCTAATGTTTAATTTATTGATTATGTGTTTTGTTTACATTATTGTTAATCTAACTTATGAATTATGTTCATTAACAAAAAAAATTTTTTTCATATATTCTTATCTGCATTATTAAACTATTAATTAATATAGATTAAAGTTGATTACAATCAATATTAAAAACAACTAAAATATTTTAATTAAAAATATTTGAGAATCATTACTAAAATATTTCTTTTTTTCTTTCATTTGTTTTTTAAAAAAGAAGAAGAGTAATTTTGTATTATCAAAAGAAAGTTATAACTATTAATTTCTCATGTATAGGATAAGTGTCTATATGTATATTAATTTTACGTAACTTTACTATTTTAAAATAATGTAAAAAAATTAATACATTCATATTTATGAGAATATATACTTTAAATATGCATAAAGTAATCTGCATAAAGAAAAATATAACTATATTATCATATAATTATATTTTGTAAATTGATTACATTTGTAAAATTTTAAAAAGTAGATAATTATATTCTTTAAATTATGTATAAGTTTATTAAAATAATAAGATTTAAATAGTATTTTATTGTAGTACATTTTATATCCTATCGAATTTTATTAATTAATTTAATAAATATATTATCTATTGGATACTTTGTATGTTAAATATATTCTCAATTAATTCTATAATTATAGAAAGGTACGGTGTTTACAATGACTTATGCACTGGAAATTTTTGGGTTAACTAAAACCTATTCCGGTGGTATACAAGCGTTAAAGAGTCTTAATTTATTAGTAGAAATTGGTAGTTTTTATGCTTTGTTAGGACCTAATGGCGCAGGTAAATCTACAATTATAGGCATTGTAAGTTCCTTAATAAATAAATCTAGCGGTAAAGTAAAAATATTTGGTTATGATTTACAAAAAAATATATTTCAGGCTAAAAGACATGTTGGAGTAGTGCCACAAGATTTTAATTTTAATCCTTTTGAAACTGTGATGCAGATTGTAATTAATCAGGCAGGTTACTATGGTGTTGAACGTCAAGAAGCTAAAATTCGTGCGGAAATATACCTTAATAAATTAAATCTATGGAGTAAACGTAGTAAACCTGCTCGTATGTTATCAGGTGGAATGAAGCGCCGTCTCATGGTAGCTCGTGCATGTATGCATAAACCAAAATTACTGATTCTTGATGAACCTACAGCTGGTGTAGATATTGAATTACGTCGTTCAATGTGGACCTTTTTAAAAGAACTAAATGATACAGGTACTACCATTATTCTTACTACACATTACCTTGAAGAAGCAGAAATGCTATGTCGTAATGTTGGAATTATTCAAAAAGGAAGGCTAATAGAAAATACTTCAATAAAAGAGCTGCTTTCTAAATTACAATGTGAAGCTTTTATTTTTGATTTAGCACCCCATAATGTTGTACTGAAATTAAAAGGTTTTAGATATCACTTAATAGATAATTTAACTTTAGAAGTTTATGTTATGAGAAAGCAAGGACTTAATAGCGTATTTAGCCAACTAAATTTACAGAATATACAAGTATTAAGCATGCGTAATAAAACTAATCGTTTAGAAGAACTGTTTATTAGTTTGACTAAGTGTATAGATTAAAAATAAGAGTAAAATATGACTCGTTTATATTGGATAGCACTTAAAAGAATCTGGAGTAAAGAAATCCACAGATTTACTCGAATTTGGATTCAAACTTTAGTCCCACCAGTCATTACTATGACTCTTTATTTTATTATTTTTGGTAATTTAATTGGTTCTCGTGTTGGTAATATCAATGGATTCACCTATATAGAATTTATAGTTCCTGGGCTTATAATGATGGCTGTCATCACTAATTCTTATGCTAATGTTGCTTCTTCATTTTTTAGTGCTAAATTTCAACGCAATATTGAAGAATTATTAGTAGCACCAGTTCCTACACATATTATTATAGCTGGTTATGTAGGTGGTGGTATAGCTAGAGGAATTTGTGTTGGTATCCTTGTTATATCAGTGTCATTATTTTTTGTCCCTTTCCATATTTATTCATGGTTTATTGTTTTTATTACTTTACTATTAACGGCAGTTTTATTTTCCTTAGCTGGTTTACTTAATGCGGTTTTTGCACGTACTTTTGACGACATTAGTTTGATTCCAACTTTTGTACTGACTCCATTAACATATCTTGGCGGTGTATTTTATTCTTTAAATTTATTGCCTCCATTTTGGCAAATTATATCAAAATTAAACCCTTTAGTTTACATGATTAGTGGTTTACGTTATGGATTTCTTAGAATTCATGATGTATCGCTAGAGCTAACAATATCAGTACTATTAATATTTATAAAAATATTTTATATTATAGTTTATTCTTTAATTCACACTGGTTTAGGATTACGATCTTAATTGTTAATTTAAAATACGAAGATGAGTTTAATAAAAGTTAAATATTTATAATACAGAATAAAAATATTGAGCAGTTTTTGCCATCAAAAAATATAAATATTTGCTAATTAGTATTAGTACTTTAAATAAGAATTATTTTATAACTTATTATGATAATATTAAAAATTGTTTTATATAACTGTTTTTCTATATAAGATGCGATTGAATATTGCAATTAGATATATCAATAATTTTATTGTCTATTAATCTTGTTCTACCTAACCATGCTGTTATTAAAATTATTATTTCTTTACTTTTATTAGTAATAGGTTGTAAAGTTTGGATATCGCAAATATCGATGGAATCTGGAAAAAATCCTTCTTGATATAAAAATATTTCTGCTTTTTTTATGATTTTTTTTATATTCACACCATCTATAAGTTGTTTAGCCATATCTTGTATTACATAATTTAATCTAGGTGCTATTTTACGCTCATTAACATCAAGATATTTATTACGTGAACTAAGAGCTAAACCATCTTTAGCACGTACTATCGGTACTGAAATAATCTCAATATTAAAAAACATATCAGCCACCATTTTCCGAATAATAGTAAGTTGTTGGAAATCTTTTTCACCAAAACAAGCAATATCTGGTTGTATAAGATTAAATAATTTATTAATAATAGTAGTGACGCCGCGAAAATGACCTGGACGTTTAGTTCCTTCTAGCAAAGATGAAATACCTGGTACCTCAACAAATGTTTCGTTATTTAACTTATTAGGATACATGTCCATTTCTGTAGGTATAAATACTAAATCTACATTTTGATTATTTAACTTATTACAGTCATCTTGTAGTGTTCGTGGATAATTTATAAAATCATCAACACTATCAAATTGAAATTGATTAATAAAAATTGATACTATAACAATATCAACATATTTACGACCTTTATCTATCATTTTAAGATGACCATTATGTATGTTACCCATCGTAGGAATCAAGGCGATACGTTTTCCTTGTTTCTTCCAAAAAAGAATATGATGACGTAAAATAAATAATTTTTTAATAATTAGCACTGTACATCTCCTCTATGTTATTTGAAATTATGTTCAGCACTTGGATAAATACCAGTTTCAACAGAATAAATATAATCACGAATAGCATTACGAATATCACCAGTTTTCTGAAGAAAATTTTTAGCAAATTTTGGAATGTGTCCACCAGTGATGCCAAAGGCATCATGCATAACTAGTACTTGACCATCAGTAACATTACCTGAACCAATACCGATAACGGGGATAGTAACTTCTTTAGTGATACGTTCTGCTAGTTTTACCGGTATACACTCTAGTACTAATAGCTGTGCATTAGCTTCTTCTAATGCTAATGCATCCATGAGTAGACGTTCAGCATTTAATTCATCAATACCCTGTACTTTATAACCTCCTAATAGATTAATTGATTGTGGTGTAAGACCAATATGGGCACATACAGGTACAGAACGTTCGGTTAACATACGTACAGTTTCTACTAGCCATTTCCCTCCTTCTAATTTTACTATATTAGCACCGGCACGCATAAGCTTAGCCGCATTTTTAAAAGTTTGTTGTGGGGTAGAATAACTCATAAATGGCAAATCAGAAATTATCATGGCACGAGGAGCACCACGTCGCACTGCAGCAGTATGATATACAATATCTGCTACAGTTACTGATAAGGTAGAATTATGACCTTGTATAGTCATACCAAGTGAGTCTCCAACTAATAGTACTTTAATACCTTCATTAGCAAATAAACGGGCAAAGCTAAAATCATAAGCTGTTAAACTAGCAAATTTATTACCTTCGATTTTTAACTGACGTAAATGAGATAAAGTTATAAATTTCATTGTAGGCTCCATTATTTTTTGATAGATAGAATTTACTAAAATATTTTAATAAAAAAGTTACATGTACATATATCAATGTATAATTTTTTATAATTAATATTTAGCTATTCAACCCAAAGAGAAATAGCACTACTATCCAGCTTAGCGAGTAATTGTTCTACCGTTATTCCATTTAATAAAGATAACTTTGGCATAATTTCTACTAATGGTACTAGCATAAAAGCACGATTATACATATCGTAATGTGGGATAGTTAATCTAGGTGTATTAATAACTTTTTTCCCAAATAACATGATATCAAGATCAAGAGTACGAGCTTCCCAATTTTTTGAATTATTGTTGCGTATACGTCCATGTTCTAATTCAATACGTTGTATATGATTGAGTAGTATTTCTGGTTTGAGTGTGGTATCTAAAGCAACGGCTGCATTTAAAAAATCTGGTTGATTTTGAAGTCCGTATGGTGGAGTACGATATAAAGATGAAGTGCAAACTATATTAGTTTTTGGAATGGCATTAATAGCAGCTAAGGCTGAATAAACTTGCTTTAATGGATTTGCTAAATTACTTCCTAAAGAAAGATAAACACGATTCATTATGGATTATGGATTATGGATTATGGATTATGGATTATGATCAATAATACTTGATCTACTAGAATGATTGATTACATTGTATACTTTCTTATCTGAGCAATAATTTTTATCTAAATCTAATATATTTAGCATATTTTTTTGTTGTGTTAATATAGCTGTTTGGAATTCATTCCACCATTGACTTAATCGTTGTAAATCTATGTTATTTTCGATATCAGCACGTAATTTTAATAAATCATAAGCCGCTCGAAATTTTACATGTTCTATTAACTTCCATGCATGTTTACTATTGCGAAGAGACATTCGTAACTGTAATTGCCATATCTCTCGAATTAATGTAGTAATACGTTTAGGAATTGCTATAGTTTTACAAACTTTATTTAGTGTTTCGTTCATTGCTAATACAAAGGCATTATAATAGATTAATTTAGTATTCTTTAAGATTTTAGTAGTTAACTCTAATAATGGATACCAGAACATCGCTGCGAATAAAAAAGCTGGGTTTGTTCTCATGGCTTTATTAATACGTTTATCAGTATTTTTAAGTACTTCCACTAGCATTTTCTCTATTTTACTATCTTCTTGTTCAGTAAAACTACAAGCTAAAATTGGAAATAATGATTGGAATAATTTATATTTTCGCATCATATGATAGGTACGTACACCATAACCATCCTGCAATAATTTAAGAGATTCTTCAAATAAACGAGATGGTGGAATATCCTTTAATAATATTGTTACTAGACGAGGAATTGGTTTAGCTGTTTCAGTAGCAATATTCATATTGAGTTTTGAAGCAAAACGTACTACTCGTAGCATGCGTACTGGATCTTCCCGATAACGAGTTTCTGGATCACCAATAAGACGTATAGTTCTAGTTTGTAAATCGTGTATACCATTAACGTAATCACGTATAGTAAAATCTATTAAGTTATAATATAAACTGTTAATAGTAAGATCTCTTTGTTGTGCATCGTCTTCAATACAACCGAAAGTATTTTCATAAATTAACATTTCATTTTTACTACGATGGGATATATTTGTATTGAATATATTTTTTTTTTGAGTTTGAGTATACCCACGAAATGTAGCCACTTCAATTATTTCTGAATTAAATATTACGTGGGCTAAACGAAAACGACGACCAACTAAGCGACAATTACGAAATAACTGATACATTTGTTCAGGTGTAGCATTAGTTGTAATATCAAAGTCTTTTGGTTTTTTTCCTAATAATAAATCACGTACGCTACCACCAACTAAATAGGCTTCGTATCCTGCTTTATCCAATCTATAGAGTACTTTTAAAGCATTTTTGCTAATATCTTTTCGTGATATTTTGTGACTTTCTTTAGGAATGAGAGTCATAACATTTTTATTTTTCATTTATTTAGACGATATTTTTTTATACGTCTATTCATATTCATCACGTTGCAGTCTCTACGAAAAAATAATAGTATAAGTTACGAACTTATTACACTCTTTAAAAGAGTGATGAAATTATTATTAGTAAAATCATTAAATAATCATAATTTTTTATGAAGTGCTCAGAAATCATATTTTTTATTTTTTAAAATATTTTTAATATTTATAATTTGATATATTCAAATTATAAAAAACTAAAATTAAGAATATCAAAATATTTTATTATCTATATCATATTAATATTACTTATTATATAATAAGCTTATATAAAAACCGTAACTAAGCTACGGTTTTTATAGTTACTAACCTGCCATTTGTTTTTCACGAATTTCTGCTAATGTTTTACAATCAATACAAAGATCCGCAGTAGGACGTGCTTCGAGACGACGAACACCAATTTCAATACCACATGAATCGCAATATCCAAAGTTATCATCATCTACTCTTTTTAGAGTTTTTTCAATTTTTTTTACGAGTCTACGTTCCCGATCCCTATTACGTAATTCTAAACTAAACTCTTCTTCTTGAGCTGCACGATCTATTGGATCTGGAAAATTAGCAGCTTCGTCTTGCATATATAATACAGTACGGTCTACTTCGTCTCTAAGTTGATTACGCCAAGCTTCTAGAATTTTACGAAAATGACTCAGCTGGGCTTTATTCATATACTCTTCACCTGGTTGCTCTTGATATGGCTCTACCCCAGCGATAGCAAGAATACTTAGGGACGATGTTTTATGTTTTTGTCCTTGTTGCATTTTGTTTCTCCTAGAACTCACGCATACACTATCGATTCCCATCAGGGAAAACAGACCGCTATAAATAACAGAAGTCATAAAAGTTAGCAATTCATACATTAAATTTAATTTACTTAGTTAATAATAGATACTGTTAAAAAAAATGTATATATTGTAAACATTGTATTTACAATAAAATTATATATTTTTTTAATTATTATTAAATTTAGTGAAAGCATTAGAATAGTTAAGTGATTATATGAATTTAATATTTTTCTGTATATTTTATCCTATACACTATAAAAATTAATATTTAGTTTTATAAGAAATAAAAATCAAAATTTCATTATAAGTTTTTTATTAGTTCATTTATTTAAAATATAAAAGATATTACAATTAATTTCTTAAAAACTAATTAAATATATATTGTTATCTAAGTAACTAAATTTAATTTATTCATTAAATAATTAATCTATACTAATTATGATTAATTTAATACATAAATTTTTATCAACTAATATGATTAACTATTAGTTTGGCTATTATTTAAGTATTAATTAATAAAAGATTTAATTTCATAAATGTTAGTATTGTAATCTACGATTACAATAAATTATTGTTAATAATTTATTTAAATGATTTTAAATGGGATTAGGAGACATATTTAGTGTTGTTTAAATCTCAACAAAAAAATCTGTTAAGAAGTAAATACTGGCCATTAATTTGCTTATTTAAAGTTTCTTTAGTTTTTATTTTAATTATTATATTGGTTTGGGGATTTTATCTTTATTCTGAAATTCATAAACGTATAGACGGTAAGGTATGGCAATTACCAGCAGTTGTTTACGGTCGTATGATAAACGTTGAACCTGGTATATTATATACTCAAAATAATATGATTGCCTTATTACAAGGTATACAATATAGACAAGTATCTCATATTAAACAGCCAGGTGAGTTTGTTGTTAAAGATAATGCAATTTACTTGCTACGTCGTGCATTTGATTTTTTTGATAGTAAAGAAGGACAAGTTTATGCTTGTATGGTTTTTAAAAAAAATCAACTAATAAAAATTAAAAACCTTGATACTGGTCGTGATTTTGCTTTATTTCGTTTAGATCCACGTTTAATAACCATGCTACAGTCACCTAATAGCGAGCAACGTTTATTTGTACCTCGTTCAGGTTTTCCTGATCTACTAATAGATACACTAATTACTACTGAAGATAATCATTTTTATAATCATGATGGAATAAGCTTACATTCAATTATTCGTGCGTTTTTGGCTAATATTAACGCAGGGCATGCAGTACAAGGAGGAAGTACTTTAACACAACAGTTGGTAAAAAATCTTTTTCTTTCTAATGAGCGTTCTTTATGGCGTAAAGCTCGTGAAGCCTATATGGCAATGATATTAGATGCAAGCTATTCTAAAGATCATATACTAGAACTTTATCTTAATGAAGTTTATCTTGGGCAAGATGGTAAAGATCAAATTAGAGGATTCCCATTAGCAAGTTTATACTATTTTGGACGACCAATAAATGAATTAAGTATTGATCAACAAGCAATGCTAGTAGGAATGGTTAAAGGTGCATCATTGTATAATCCATGGCATAATCATAAATTAGCATTAGAGCGCCGTAATTTGGTATTACATTTATTGGAAAAGCATTATATAATAGATAAAGCATTATATACAATTCTTTCTACTCGTCCTCTTAAAGTAGAACTAAAAGGTGGTGTGATAAGTTCACAAGTAGCTTTTATGCAAATGGTACGTAAAGAATTACAATTAAAGCTTAATAATAAGAGAAAAAATCTTTCTGGCATGCGAATTTTTACTACATTAGATCCAATTTTACAAAATGCTGCAGAAAAAGCAGTACAAGAAGGAATCCCTATACTAAAACAACAATATGGTTTAAAGGACCTAGAAACAGCTATGGTAGTTGTTGATCGTTTTAATGGTGAAATACATGCCATTATAGGTGGTGCAAATCCAAATTTTGCGGGGTATAATCGTGCTTTAAAAGCTCGTCGTTCAATTGGATCATTAGCTAAACCAGCAACCTATTTAACTGCTCTTAGTAAGCCAAATAGTTATCGACTTAATAGTTTAATTAAAGATGAACCTATTTCGATTAAACAGTCTAATGGTACTTTTTGGAAGCCTATGAATGAAGACCATCTTTTTAAAGGTAAAGTGATGTTAGTAGATGCATTGACTAATTCAATGAATGTTCCAACAGTAAATTTAGGTATGGAATTAGGATTAAATTCTGTGGTAGATACTTGGATTAAACTTGGAGTACCAGAGAGTGAAGTTCATCCTATACCAGCTATGTTACTTGGTTCAATCAATTTGACTCCTATTGAAGTAACACAAGTATTTCAATCAATTGCGAGTGGAGGTAAACGAGCTGAATTATCAACAGTGCGTTCAGTAGTTGATGAAAATGGAAGAGTATTATATCGTAGTTTACCATATTCAAAACGTATTGAACCTGCACAAGTAGCTTATCTAACATTATATACTATGCAACAAGTAGTACATCATGGAACTGCTCGCTCATTAGGAATAAATTATCCTAATGCTTATTTAGCAGGAAAAACTGGTACAACTAATAATTTAATTGACAGTTGGTTTGCTGGTATTGATGGTAAAGAAGTAGTAATTACTTGGGTTGGTCGTGATAATAATCAAAGTTCGAAATTATATGGTGCGAGTGGGGCTATGCAAATTTATCGTCGTTACCTTGAAAATCAAACACCTACACCATTAATATTGATACCGCCTGAAGATATTATCCAAATGAAAGTTAATTTTGAAGGTGATATTTTATGTACTGATACTAATAATAATTATTGGCGTGAACTTCCAATATGGACATTAGACCCTAGTCAACTATGTCACAAAAAAGAAAATCTTGAAAAAGAAAAACAAAAAAATATCAATACATCTGGCAGTGGTTGGATTCGTAATACTTCTATTTTAAATAACGACTAATTTTTTTAAATTATATGAATTTTTATTCAGTTCAATTAAATTGACTACTAAATAAAACATTGATATTTATTCAAAAGGTATAAAAGATTCAAAACATTATATATAGATTATTATAATAATACAAAACAGCGACGAGATGTATCAATAGTTAGATTCAAAAGCAGAAGATGCTAGATATATACCTTTTTTTAACATTAAAAAATGAAAAAAACAAATCTCTTTATATATCTATAATCTATATCACGTTATCCACTAAAAGCATCAATTGGCAAACTACTTCCAATTATTTACTAAGACAAGTGATATTTAGAGTAACTACTTATAGTAAGATTGCACTCCACATATATCAATAAAAAATCTAGTGATAACTTTGCTATAATTAAAAGTGTATTAGATTCATTACATAAGATAAGTACTCCATGCAAGAAATCTATTTATGACGGGATGTAGTTCATATTGACTGTTATTTATTGGTTGAATAATAATATAAGCAATAACATTAGAATATTTTTAATGTAGCTTGTACAGAAAATAGATCATTATAAATGCAAAATAAATAAAAATTAAAGCATGTTTTACAAAACCTATAAGTATACTAATTGATGATAGTTAATTTAAAATCAGTGAGTTGATTCATTCAGTTTTAAAAATTACATAATAAACATGATTATTATAGCATCCTTCAAATTTAATAATTTTATTAGGATTAGTAAATTCACGAACTAGACGAATTATACTCATAGTAGATTAAGTTCTAGAATTCCTATTGTGAGAATATACATACTTGATATTA includes:
- the acnB gene encoding bifunctional aconitate hydratase 2/2-methylisocitrate dehydratase — its product is MLQAYRKHVAERAAQGILPKPLDVSQMKELTELLKKPPAGEENFLLDLIINRIPPGVAEAAYIKAKFLIDIAKNNTYSPLITCKKAVEILGTMQGGYNIIGLIDMLDDELFAPIASESLSHTILIFDNFYKIEQKAKDGNIYAKKIISSWAHAEWFLKRPKLEEKITVTVFKVIGESTTDDLSPAQDAWSRPDIPLHALSMLKNPRKGIKPDHAGYIGPIKQIQRLQNKGFPLAYVGDIIGTGSSRKSATNSVLWFMGKNIPYVPNKKNGGICLGNKISPIFFNTMQDAGALPIELEVDCLNMGDVIDIYPYRGEVHIYNTDELLITFKLKNEIILDAVRAGGRIPLIIGRSLTSKARKSLGLSSESNIFIRKKITKINNNGFSLAQKIVGRACDVEGIHPGIYCEPKISSIGSQDTTGPMTRDELNDLACLKFSADLIIQSFCHTAAYPKPIDLNTQHTLPNFIKQRGGISLRPGDGIIHSWLNRMLLPDTVGTGGDSHTRFPIGISFPAGSGLVAFAATTGIMPLDMPESVLVRFKGEIQPGITLRDLVHSIPLYAIKQGLLTIEKKNKKNIFSGRIIEIEGLPKLKLEQAFELTNASAERSAAASVIKLDKEPIIEYLNSNLVLLKWMIFEGYGDRSTLERRIKNMKAWLAEPNLIEADKNVDYAAIITINLSEIKEPILCVPNDPDNVHLLSDVQGEKINEVFIGSCMTNISHFRIVGELLNNYKKKLLTRMWLAPPTKMDMVQLVEEGYYNIFVKSGARIEIPGCALCMGNQARVNNNATVVSTSTRNFPNRLGMGANVYLSSAEVATVSSLLGKLPTPNEYWKFISKLNKNLTNINNYLNFNQLKEYANKAKKVIFTIPL
- a CDS encoding ABC transporter ATP-binding protein, whose protein sequence is MTYALEIFGLTKTYSGGIQALKSLNLLVEIGSFYALLGPNGAGKSTIIGIVSSLINKSSGKVKIFGYDLQKNIFQAKRHVGVVPQDFNFNPFETVMQIVINQAGYYGVERQEAKIRAEIYLNKLNLWSKRSKPARMLSGGMKRRLMVARACMHKPKLLILDEPTAGVDIELRRSMWTFLKELNDTGTTIILTTHYLEEAEMLCRNVGIIQKGRLIENTSIKELLSKLQCEAFIFDLAPHNVVLKLKGFRYHLIDNLTLEVYVMRKQGLNSVFSQLNLQNIQVLSMRNKTNRLEELFISLTKCID
- a CDS encoding ABC transporter permease codes for the protein MTRLYWIALKRIWSKEIHRFTRIWIQTLVPPVITMTLYFIIFGNLIGSRVGNINGFTYIEFIVPGLIMMAVITNSYANVASSFFSAKFQRNIEELLVAPVPTHIIIAGYVGGGIARGICVGILVISVSLFFVPFHIYSWFIVFITLLLTAVLFSLAGLLNAVFARTFDDISLIPTFVLTPLTYLGGVFYSLNLLPPFWQIISKLNPLVYMISGLRYGFLRIHDVSLELTISVLLIFIKIFYIIVYSLIHTGLGLRS
- the panC gene encoding pantoate--beta-alanine ligase — protein: MLIIKKLFILRHHILFWKKQGKRIALIPTMGNIHNGHLKMIDKGRKYVDIVIVSIFINQFQFDSVDDFINYPRTLQDDCNKLNNQNVDLVFIPTEMDMYPNKLNNETFVEVPGISSLLEGTKRPGHFRGVTTIINKLFNLIQPDIACFGEKDFQQLTIIRKMVADMFFNIEIISVPIVRAKDGLALSSRNKYLDVNERKIAPRLNYVIQDMAKQLIDGVNIKKIIKKAEIFLYQEGFFPDSIDICDIQTLQPITNKSKEIIILITAWLGRTRLIDNKIIDISNCNIQSHLI
- the panB gene encoding 3-methyl-2-oxobutanoate hydroxymethyltransferase — translated: MKFITLSHLRQLKIEGNKFASLTAYDFSFARLFANEGIKVLLVGDSLGMTIQGHNSTLSVTVADIVYHTAAVRRGAPRAMIISDLPFMSYSTPQQTFKNAAKLMRAGANIVKLEGGKWLVETVRMLTERSVPVCAHIGLTPQSINLLGGYKVQGIDELNAERLLMDALALEEANAQLLVLECIPVKLAERITKEVTIPVIGIGSGNVTDGQVLVMHDAFGITGGHIPKFAKNFLQKTGDIRNAIRDYIYSVETGIYPSAEHNFK
- the folK gene encoding 2-amino-4-hydroxy-6-hydroxymethyldihydropteridine diphosphokinase, whose translation is MNRVYLSLGSNLANPLKQVYSALAAINAIPKTNIVCTSSLYRTPPYGLQNQPDFLNAAVALDTTLKPEILLNHIQRIELEHGRIRNNNSKNWEARTLDLDIMLFGKKVINTPRLTIPHYDMYNRAFMLVPLVEIMPKLSLLNGITVEQLLAKLDSSAISLWVE
- the pcnB gene encoding polynucleotide adenylyltransferase PcnB; amino-acid sequence: MKNKNVMTLIPKESHKISRKDISKNALKVLYRLDKAGYEAYLVGGSVRDLLLGKKPKDFDITTNATPEQMYQLFRNCRLVGRRFRLAHVIFNSEIIEVATFRGYTQTQKKNIFNTNISHRSKNEMLIYENTFGCIEDDAQQRDLTINSLYYNLIDFTIRDYVNGIHDLQTRTIRLIGDPETRYREDPVRMLRVVRFASKLNMNIATETAKPIPRLVTILLKDIPPSRLFEESLKLLQDGYGVRTYHMMRKYKLFQSLFPILACSFTEQEDSKIEKMLVEVLKNTDKRINKAMRTNPAFLFAAMFWYPLLELTTKILKNTKLIYYNAFVLAMNETLNKVCKTIAIPKRITTLIREIWQLQLRMSLRNSKHAWKLIEHVKFRAAYDLLKLRADIENNIDLQRLSQWWNEFQTAILTQQKNMLNILDLDKNYCSDKKVYNVINHSSRSSIIDHNP